The sequence CCTGAAGTTCACCCCCGAGAACTGCGGCGAGCCGAACCAGGCCGGCTGCGAGCTGACGATGCGGGTCCCCGCCGACTACACCGGCAACATGAGCCTCTCGCTGGGGCGCCGGGCAGAGCCGGGAGAGGAGTACAAGAATCCCGACTGGGCCACCGCACCCGGTGAGATGTTCGGCGGGGTGCAGCTGCAGGACGGCCGCCCGGTGGACGCCATGCTGGCCGAGGCCCGCAGGCGCGACCTGACCGTGGAGTTCAGCCGCATCCGGCCGGACGCCGAGACCGGCGCCCTGTCCTTCGAGCCGCTCTCCGCGGACCAGGTGCGAGGCGACTGGACCGTCTGGCACGCCTGGCAGGTGAAGGCCGGCGTCATCCGGCTGCTCGTGACACCCGAGCGCCTGCCGGAGAACCCGTTCGAGAAGGGAGCGCGCCCCCCCTCCTGACCTCGCGGGCGAGCACGGCCGCCGCGCGCGTCACGGGCGGCGGCCGTCCAGGTCGGGCGCGCACCGCCGGACACGGATCTCGCCCACCACACGGGCGGGAGCCGTACCGCCGCCCCGGTCACCGGTGCGGCCGGTCGCCCGGCTCGCCGTGGGCACCGGTGCGGCCGTCACTCCGCCGACAGGACCAGGCCGCTGGTGGGCACGCCGGTCCCGGCGGTGACCAGGACGTTGCGGACCCCGGCGACCTGGTTCACCGAGGTACCCCGGATCTGCCGGACGGCCTCGGCGATGCCGTTCATGCCGTGGATGTAGGCCTCGCCGAGCTGGCCGCCGTGCGGGTTGACCGGCAGGCGGCCGTCGATCTCGATGCCGCCGCCGGCCACGAAGTCACGCGCCTCACCCCGGCCGCAGAAGCCGAGCTCCTCCAGCTGGGTCAGCACGAACGGGGTGAAGTGGTCGTACAGGATGGCGGTCTGGATGTCGGCGGGCCCCAGGCCGGACTGCTCCCAGAGCCGGCGGCCGACCACCCCCATCTCCGGCAGGCCGGTCATCTCGTCGCGGTAGTAGCTGGTCATCATCAGCTGGCCGGCGCCGGCGCCCTGGGCCGCGGCGCTGATCAGCGCGGGCGACCTGCGCAGGTCCCTGGCCCGCTCGGCGGAGGTGACCACCAGGGCGACCGCGCCGTCGCTCTCCTGGCAGCAGTCGAGCAGGTGCAGCGGCTCGACGATCCACTTGGAGGCCTGGTGCTCCTCCAGCGTGATCGGGCGGCCGTGGAACCACGCGGCGGGGTTGGTGGCCGCGTGCCGTCGCATGGCCACGGCCACCCGGCCGAAGTCCTCGGACGTCACGCCGTAGGCGTGCATGTAGCGCCGGGCGAACATGGCGACCCAGGCCGCCGGGGTCATCAGCCCGTACGGCACGTGCCAGCTCATCTCAAGGCCCTGCGACGAGGGCTCGCCGCCGATCCGGGCGTCGGGCTGGCCGAACCTGCGCCCCGAGCGCTCGTTGAACGCGCGGTAGCAGACCACGGTCTCGGCGACCCCGGTGGCGACCGCCATCGCCGCGTGCAGCACGGTGCCGCACGCCGCGCCGCCGCCGTAGTGCACGCGGGAGAAGAACGTCAGATCGCCGATGCCCACCTCGCGGGCCACGGCGATCTCCTGGTTGGTGTCCTGGGTGTAGGTCACCAGCCCGTCCACGTCCGCGGGGCTCAGGCCCGCGTCGTCCAGCGCCGCGAACACCGCCTCGGCGGCGAGCTGGAGCTCGGACCGCCCTGACTGCTTGGAGAACTCGGTCGCGCCGATGCCGGCGACAGCCGTACTCCCCGGAAGGGAGACCACGGTGATGGGTGCCTTTCTTCGGATGGAGCGCGCGGAGGCCGCGGTCAGCGGTCGGGGAGGGCGAACCGGACGGTGCCGGAGGCGTGGTCGCCGAGGCTGACCTTGCCCCGGACCTCCACGGCGAACTCGCCGTTCTCGCAGGCGACGACGGCGCCGGTGAAGGTCAGCGTGTCACCCGCGTAGGCGGGGACGCCGAGCTTGACGTTGATGCCGCGGATCAGCGCCTCGGGGCCCGCCCAGTCGGTGACGTAGCGCTCGACGAGGCCCATCGTGGTCAGGATGTTGAGGAAGATGTCCTTGGAACCCTGGGCTCTGGCGCGTCCGGCGTCGTGGTGGACCGGGGTGAAGTCCATCGTCGCCAGCGCCGTCGAGACGATCGCGGTGGGAGTCAGCTCGATCACGAGATCGGGGAGGACGGATCCGATCTCGACCTGGTCTTCGGTAAGCGTCCGCATCACGACTCCTGGGGGACCCACATCGGCAGGATCAGCTCGTCGTCCATCTGGCGATACGTCACACGCAACTGCATACCGATACCCACTTCTTCAGGGGGACAGTCCACAACATTGCCCACGATCCGCACACCTTCCGGCAGCTCCACCACTGCGACCACAAAGGGGGTGCTCCGCCCCGGGACCGGCGGGTTGTGGTGCACGACGTAGCTGTAGACCTCACCCGCGCCGCTCGCCACGACGTGCGTCCGCTCGACCGAACGGCACGACGGGCAGACCGGCCCCGGGGGATGCCGGAGCTCACCGCAGTCGGCGCATTTCTGGATCCGGAGCTCGCCTCTGCCGACACCTTCCCAGAAGAACGCGGTGTCCCTGTTGATCGCGGGCTTCAGCGGGTACGGCTCGCGCGCCTCGGGCTTGGTTTTCCGCTCCCGGGGGCGAAATTTCAGTACCCGGAACAGCATGTCGGCCACGGGTTCGTCCTGCGAGTACCACGTGATGTTCCAGGTGACGAAGTAGCCCTCGCCGAGCGCCGTCTTCTTCGGCCCGGAGAGCCCGGCGAACCGGGTGGCCGGGACCAGCCGCTCGCCGAGCCTCAGGTAGCGGTGGTAGGTCTGCTCGCAGTTGGTCGCGACCACCCCGGTGTAGCCGTTGCCGTCCAGCGCCCGGAGCACGTCGTCGACCGGGGTGGTCGCCTGCCTGCCGTCCCTGTCCATGCCGGGCATGGTCCAGACCTGGATCATCGCCGGAGGCGCCACCACCTCCCCGTGCACGCTGCCCGCCGCGGCCTCCGCGTCGGTGTAGACCGGGTTGGCGTCCCCCATGGCCGCGGCCCAGTGCCGGATCATCGGGAGGTTCACCGGGTCCGCCGCCGCGACGCCCCGGACCTCGCCGACCGCGATCTGCCGCTCGGCCAGGGCCATGAGCCGGTCGTGGAGGTCCGCCTCCGCCGTCGCGGTCATCGGGGCGGCCTCGGCAGGCTCAGGCCGAGCATGGCGATCAGCTCGCGCTGGACCTCGTTGACACCGCCGCCGAAGGTGAGCACGATCGCGCCCTTGACGCCGTGGTCGAGGCGGTCGACGAAGTCGGCCGTCGCCGGGTCGGCCGGGTCGCCGAAGCGGGCCAGGACGTCGCCGACGATCCTGCCGACCTCCTGCATCCGCTCCGAGCCGTAGATCTTGGTGGCCGAGGCGTCGGGGGCGCCCAGCCAGCCCAGGTCCATGTTGGCCGCGACCTGCCAGTTCAGCAGCTCGTTGGTCCGGAAGTAGGCGTAGACCCGGCCGAGCGCCCGCCGTACGGCGGGTTCCTCGATCAGGCCGGTGTCACGCGCCCAGCGAAGGAAGCGGTCGTAGGTGTGGGCGATGTTGCCCGCCGGGCCCAGCGTGACCCGTTCGTGGTTGAGCTGGTTGACGATCAGGTCCCAGCCCTTGTTCTCCTCCCCCACCACCATGTCCACCGGCACGCGCACGTCGGCGTAGTAGGTGGAGTTGGTGTGGTGGCGCCCGTCCATGGTGGTGATCGGGGTCCACGAGAAGCCGGGGTCGGCGCAGTCGACGATCATCATCGTGATGCCGCGGTGTTTTTTGGCCGCCGGGTCGGTCCGGGCGGCCAGCCAGATGTACTGGGAGTAGTGCGCCCCCGACGTGAAGATCTTCTGGCCGTTGACGACGTAGTGGTCGCCGTCGCGGACCGCGGTGGTGCGCAGGGACGCCAGGTCGGTGCCCGCTCCGGGCTCGCTGTAGCCGATCGCGAAGTGGCACTCCCCCGCCAGGATGCGCGGCAGGAAGAACTCCTTCTGCGCCGCCGTGCCGTACTGCATGAGGGTGGGGCCGACGGTCTGCACCGTGATGATCGGGTAGGGCACCTCGGCACGGGCGATCTCGTTGGCGAAGATCTGCTGCTCCAGCGGGCCGTACCCGCCGCCGCCGTACTCCTTCGGCCAGCCCAGCCCGAGCTTGCCGTCGCGGCCGAGGTTGCGGCAGTGCTCCATGTAGGCCTGGCCGAACGGGTCGGTGGAGATCTTCTTGCGGTCCTCGGCGGTCAGGCAGCCCCGGAAGTAGTCGCGCAGCTCGTCGCGGAGCCGTCTCTGCTCGGGGGTCAGGTCGATCAGCATCAGACGAGCGCTCCGATCGTGTCGAGCCGGGCCTCCACGCCGCCCAGCAGGTGGGCGTGGTGCTTGCCCCAGGCGAAGTAGCGGTGCAGCGGGTAGGTCACGTCCAGGCCGATCCCGCCGTGCAGGTGCTGGCAGGTGTAGAGCGCCTTGAGCACCGGGTCCGTCACCGTGAGGGCCGCGACCGCCAGGTCCGTCTCGGCCTCCTCGGCCGATCCCTCGGCCAGCCGCCACGCCCCGGACCACACGGCCACGTCCAGCGCGCGGCCGGCGATGTAGACGTCGGCGATCTGCACGGTCACCGCCTGGAACTCGGCCAGCGCCCGGTCGAACTGCCTGCGGGTCCTGATGTACTCCGTGGTCAGCGCCAGTGCCCCGGCCAGCACGCCGGAGGAGACGGCGACGATCCCGGCCAGCGCCAGCCGCCGCAGCCCGGCGAACGCCTCGCCGTCCCGCGCGCCCACCGGCTCGCCCGGGGCGCCGTCCAGCGTGAGCGTGGCGGCGGGTTCGCCGGTGGAGACCTGCTCCGCCCGCACGGTCATCGCCTCCGGGGCGACCAGGAACAGCCCGACTCCCTCGTCGGTGGTGGCCGGGACGAGGACCTTCGACGTCTGGGCCGCGTACGACACCGTGCTCTTGCGCCCGTGCAGCACCCATCCGCCGCCCTCCTCGCGGGCGGTCGCGGTCGGTGCGGCACCGAGGTCGCGGCCCGGCTCGCGCAGCGCGGAGGCCAGCACGAGGCCGCCCTCGGCCAGGGGGGCCAGCGCCTCGCGCTGCTCGCGGGAGCCGTACCGGGCGATGGCCAGCGCGGTGACCAGGCTCTGCTGGACGGGGACCGGGGCCACATGCGCGCCGATCTCCCGCAGGACGACCGCCAGCCCCACCGGCCCGAGACCGGCGCCGCCCGCCTCCTCCGGGAGGCAGGCGCCCAGCAGCCCGGCCTGGGCCAGGGAGCGCCACAGCTTCGCGTCGTACGGCGCGCCGCTCGCCTCGTGGGCTTCGAGCCTGCTGGATGTCACCTCGCGGCCGAGCAGCTCGGCCGCGAGGTCGCGCAGGTCACTCTGCGTCTCGTCAAGGTTGAAGTCCACTAGCGCTCCAGGGGATGCGGCCGGCCGTGCCGGACGAACTCGTCGTCGATCTCGGTGATGTCGTCGGGGGTCAGCGGCCGCCATCCCCGCTGCCCCGGGGGGCGCCACCAGACGGGGTCGCCGGTGTGCCAGGCCTCCTTGGCGAGGATCCGCTTGACGACCTTGTGCGAGGCGGTCTGCGGCAACTCCTTACATATGCGGATATATCGGGGTACGGCTTTCGGGCCGACGTCCCTCCGGCCGGCCAGGAAGCCCTCGAAGGCCGCCTGGTCGAAGCCGTTCTCCAGCACCAGGGCCGCCATGACCTGGTCGCCCGCCGCCGCGTCCGGCACCGGGTAGACGGCCGCCTCGACCACGCCGGGGAACTCGCGGACGACCGCCTCGATCGGCGCGACCGCCAGGTTCTCCCCGTCCACGCGGAGCCGCTCGGTGCCCCGCCCGGCGAAGAACACGTAGCCCCGGGAGTCGGCGTAGGCCAGGTCGCCCGACCAGAACACGCCCTCCCTGATCCGCTCGCGGTCGCCCTCGGGGTCGTTGTAGTAGCCGTCGAACAGGCCCGGCCCCCCGGTGTTGACCAGCTCCCCGATCGCCTCGTCCCCGTTGAGCAGCCGCCCGTCCTCGATGACCGCGGCCGGGCACCTCCGCCCGCCGGCGGGGTCGCGGATCTCGACGCCGTCGGGCAGCCTGCCCAGGCAGCCGCTCGGCCCCGCCGGGTCGGGGGTGATCGCGATCGCGGTCTCGGTGGACCCGAACGCGTCGATGACGTGGCAGCCGAACCGTTCCCCGAACCTGCGGACCGCGGTGGCGCTCCCCTCGTTGCCGAAGGCGATCCTGAGCGTGTTGTCCCGGTCGCCGGGCTCCTGCGGGGTGGACAGGACGTAGGAGAGCGCCTTGCCGACGTAGTGCAGATACGTGACCCCGTAGCGCCTGACGTCGGCCATCAGCCCGGACGCGGAGAACCTGCGCCGGATCACCAGCGCCGCCCCGGACGCCACCGCCGGCGCGTACGCCGCCATGACGGCCCCGGAGTGGAACAGCGGCATGGAGCAGTAGACGACGTCCTCCGGCGAGAGCATCGCCGCCAGGCTGACGCCCGGGACGGCGATCTTCCGCTGCGTGACCCGCACCGCCCGGGGCCGGCCCGACGTCCCCGAGGTGAAGATCAGCATGACCAGCCCGTCTCCGGTGTCGCGCTCGGCGGGCGGGGCCGCGTCCCGGAGTCCGGCGACCTCCTCCGCCAGCTCCGCGTACGGCGGTTCGTGGACGATGAGGTCCACGTGGGTCGCGTCCGCGTCGCGGGCGAGCTCGGCGGCGCTCCTGGTCGTGTTCAGCGCGACGAGCACATGGCCGGACAGGGCGGCACCGCCCAGCAGGAAGAGCATCTCGGGAACGTTGTCGGACAGCACCCCGACGTGCGCGGCCCGGCCCAGGGCGTCCATCCGGGCGCCCCTGATCCGGCACTCCGCGACGTACTCACGCCAGCTCCACGCCTGGTCCTCGAAGAACAGACCGGGCCGATCGTCCCCGGCACGCCGCTCCAGCAGCTCCGCCAACGTCTCCCCGGACATCACGCCTCCCAGCAATGAAGCTCAGGCCAGCAGTTCCGAAAAGTAGAACACATTCTATTATTTGTCCAGGGGCGAGCGGCCGCAATAAGCCACGGCATACCGCCTTAACACATATCCGGTGCACGGACGGGGCGACTTTGTGACCGGCGAGTAACCCATCGGAGTATCCGGAAATCAGATAACGTGTTCTCATGCGTACCCCGCATGTGACCATCGAGGCGCCGGTCGCCTCGCGCCTCCCCGGCCCGCCGCCCCCGAGCGCCGCCGGACCGGCCAAGACCAAGGGGGCACCCGGCGTGCAGAGCGAATCGGCGTCCACCGGCGTCCGCACGAGAAGCCAGCACCAGCGGCGCAAGCGCATCGTCCAGGCGGCCGCCGCCCTCGCCTCGCGCGGCGGCGTCGAGGCCATGCAGATGCGCACCGTCGCCGAGCGTGCGGGAGTCGCCCTCGGCACCCTCTACCGCTACTTCCCCTCCAAGATGGATCTGGTCGTCGCCGTCGTCGGCGAGGAGATCGACCTCCTGGAGAGCAGCATCGAGCGCCGCCCGCCCGGTGCCACCACACCCCCGGGCCGCGCCGTCGACGTCCTGATGCGCGCCACCCGCGGCCTGATGCGCGAGCCCGAGCTCGCCGACGCCCTCATCCGCTCGCTGATCCTGGCCGAGGTGGACACCCCCTTCGGGGACCGCATGGCGGGCCTGCTGCTCCGCGTCGCCGGAGACGGCCTCACCGCCGAGACCGCCACCGAGGAGCAGTTCGCCCTCGCGGACTCGCTGGCCAGCGTCTGGGTGCACGAGCTGCTGGAGATGCTCCGCGGCCGCCGCACGTACGAGCAGATCCAGCGCCGCATCGAGATCGCCGCCACCCGCCTGCTCGTCGATTTCCAGCCTCCTCCTTCCGCCTGAAATTAGAACGCGTTACAGTCACAGTCGGAAGACGACCAGAGCGACGTTCTAGAGCGACGCGCCGAGGGGCCGGCCCGCGGACGCCGGCCCCAGGCCGCCGGGCGAGGGGATCGTATGGGTGCAGTGATCGTCGAAGCCGTGAGAACCCCGATCGGCAGGCGTAACGGCTGGCTGGCGGGGCTGAAGCCGCAGGCGGTGCTCGCGGCGGCCCTGAACGGCCTGGTGGACAGGGCGGGGATCGACCCGGCGATCGTGGGCCAGGTCTTCGCCGGCTGCGTCACCCAGGCGGGCGAGCAGGGCGGGCACGTGGGCCGGCACGCCTGGCTCTACGCCGGCCTGCCGTACCAGACGGGCGTGACCACGATCGACGCGCAGTGCGGCTCCTCCCAGCAGGCCGTCCACCTGGTCGCCGCCCTCATACAGTCGGGGGTCATCGACGTCGGCATCGCCTGCGGCGTCGAGGTGATGAGCCGCGCCCCGCTCGGCAGCAACGTGCTCCCGGCCAGGCCCCGGCCCGACGACTGGGCCGTCGACCTGCCCGACCAGTTCACCGCCGCCGAGCGGATCGCCCAGCGGCGCGGGCTGACCCGCGAGCGGCTCGACCGGTTCGGCGCCCGGTCCCAGCGGCTGGCCGCCGGGGCGTGGGCCGAGGGCCGGTTCGACCGGGAGATCGTCAAGGTGACCGCGCCGGTCCTCGGCGAGGACGGGCAGCCGACCGGCGAGAGCCGCACCGTCGACAGGGACCAGGGGCTGCGCGAGACGACCGTCGAGGGGCTGGCCCGGCTCAAGCCGGTGACGGGCGACAGCGGCCTGCACACCGCGGGCACCGCCTCGCAGATCTCCGACGGCGCGGCGGCGGTGCTGCTGATGAGCGAGGAGGCCGCCACCCGGCACGGCCTGCGCCCCCGGGCCCGCATCCTCGCCCAGGCCCTGGTCGGCTCCGAGCCCTACTACCACCTGGACGGGCCGGTGGACGCGACCGCCAAGGTCCTGGCCGCCACGGGCATGACTGTCGCGGACATCGACCGGTTCGAGGTGAACGAGGCGTTCGCCTCGGTCGTCCTCTCCTGGGCGTCGGTGCACGAGCCGGACATGGACCGGGTCAACACCGGCGGCGGCGCCATCGCCCTCGGCCATCCGGTCGGCGCCACCGGTTCCCGGCTGATCACCACCGCCCTGCACGAGCTGGAGAGGTCGGATTCGTCCACCGCGCTGGTGACGATGTGCGCGGGCGGGGCGCTCGCCACCGCGACCGTCCTCGAACGACTGTAGGAGCAAGGAGCACCGTTTGAAATCCCGCCGCAGGCCGTACAGCGAGCAGCGTCCGATCGACGTCGGCGGCGGGGTGTGGAGCGTGCCCGTCCCGATCCCCGGCAACCCGCTCGGCTACACCCTGGTCTACGCGATCGAGTCCCCCGCCGGGCCGGTGCTGGTCGACGCGGGCTGGAACCACCCGGAGGCCTGGCTGGCGCTGCGGGACGGGCTGGCCTCCGCCGGCATGGACGTCCGCGAGGTCCGGGGGGTGGTGGTCACCCACTTCCACCCGGACCACGCCGGGCTGGCCGGCCAGGTCCGGGAGGAGTCCGGGGCCTGGATCGCCATGCACGAGGCCGACGCCGCGCTGGTCAAGCTCATGCGGAGCTTCGGGGACGGCGCGCAACGCGACTTCCAGGCCGACATGCTGCGCCGGGCGGGGGCCGCCAAGGTCGAGGTGGAGGAGGTGACGGCGGAGCGGTCGCGCCCGCCCGCGCTGCCCGACCGGACGCTCCACGACGGCGACCTGGTCGACCTGCCCGGACGCGGGCTCCGCACGGTCTGGACCCCCGGCCACACCCCGGGCCACATCTGCCTGCACCTGGAGGACACCGGCCGGCTCTTCACCGGCGACCACGTGCTGCCGGCCATCACCCCGCACATCGGCCTCTATCCCTACGACCGCGCCGACGTGGATCCGCTCAGCGACTTCCTGGACTCGCTGGCGAAGGTGGCGGACCTGGGCATGCTTGAAGCCCTGCCCGCCCATGAATGGATATTTCAAGACACTGCCACCCGGGCGACGGAGATCCACACCCATCACGAGGAGAAGCTCGTACGGCTGGCCGCCCTGCTGGCCGAGGCCGGGGAGCCCCTCACCATCTGGGAGACCGCCGGCCGGATGACCTGGAACCGCCCCTGGGAGGAGCTCCCCGCGACGCTGCGGGGCATGGCCGCCGGCGAGGCCGCGGCCCATCTGCGCACCTTGGAGGTCCGAGGTGTGATCCGCCGCGTACCCGGGGTGGAACCGGTCCGCTACGCCCTACACTCTTAGACATCCGATGTCTGAGGGACCCGAGGATGGTGAAGCGTGGCGGTCACCGACGCCGCTATCGACAAGATCAAGCAGATGATCCTCTCGGGCGAGCTCGCCCCGGGCAGCAGGCTGCCGAAGGAGGCCGACCTGGCCGAGCGGCTCGGGCTGTCACGCAACTCCCTGCGTGAGGCCGTCCGCGCCCTGGCCCTGATCAACGTGCTGGACGTGCGCCAGGGCGACGGCACCTACGTGACCAGCCTGGAGCCCCGGCTCCTGCTGGACGCGATGTCGTTCGTGGTGGACTTCCACCAGGACGACACCGTGCTGCAGTTCTTCCAGGTCCGGCGGATCCTGGAACCGGCGGCGACCGCGATGGCGGCGACGCGGATGAGCGAGTCCGAGGTCGCCGAGCTGCGCAAGATCCTCGCCGAGCTGCCCGCCGACCCGAGCGTCGAACAGCTCGTCGCCAACGACCTGGAGTTCCACCAGCACATCGCGGCGGGCTCGGGCAACGCGGTGCTGTGCTCCCTCATAGAGAGCCTGTCGGGCCCCACCACCAGGGCTCGGATCTGGCGGGGCCTGACCCAGGAGAACGCGCTGGAGAAGACCCGCGAGCAGCACGCCGCGATCTGCGACGCCATCGCCTCCCGGCAGCCCGAGGTCGCCCGCGCCTGGGCGACGGTCCACATCGCCGGCGTCGAGGAGTGGCTCCGCAGCGCTCTCGCCTGAGCCATTCGCGCATCAGGAAAGATCACAAAGTCGTACTCTTGGGGCGGACCGGTCCTGCGACCACGAGGATGACCCGATGCAGCCACTCGACGGAGCCGATCTCAGGGTGGTCGCCGCCCTCCAGGTCAACGGGCGGGCCACCTGGGACCGGATCGGCCGGGTGCTGGCGGAGCCCACCCGCAACGTGGCTCGGCGGGCGACCCGGCTGATGGATTCGGGCGTGCTCTCGGTGATCGGGCTGCTCGACGACCGGCGGCTCAGCTCGGCCGCGCTCCGGCTGCGCTGCCGCCCCGGATCGGCGATCGAGGTGGGGACGGCCCTCACCGAGCTGCCGCAGACCCGCTCCGTCGCGCTGGTCTCGGGCTCGGTGGACTGCGCGGCGGAGCTCTCCGTGGCCGACGAGTCGCTGGTGGACCTGCTCTTCCGGGACATCCCGGCGATCGACGGAGTGCTGGAGAGCACCGCCTACCCGGCGCTGAAATACTTCAGCACGCCCCTCGACTGGCACCTCGGCGTGCTCACCCCGCAGGAGGTCGAGGGGCTGCGCGAGCAGTACGCCCCGCCGGAGCATTCCCCGCGCGGGGCCGAGGAGCCCTCCGCCGAGGACGGACGGATCATCGCGGCGGTGGTCACCGACGGCCGCGCCACCCACGCCGAGGTCGCGGCGGCCACCGGGATCAGCGAGTCGACGGCCCGCCGCCGCCTGGACTCCCTGCTCCGCAGGGGCGTCCTGCGCATCCGGGCCGAGATCGAGCCCGCCTACCTGGGGCTGCCGGCCGAAGCCGTGCTCTGGCTGCGGGTGGCCGAGAACGAGGTGGAGGCCGTGGGCCACACGCTGGCCGCCCGCCCGGAGGTCAGATACGCGGTGGCCGTGGCCGGCGACCACCAGCTGGTGGCGCAGGTCGCCATGCCCGGCCGGCCGGAGCTGTACGGGTTCCTCCGGGAGATCGGCGGGCTGCCGGGCATCCGGGCCATCGAGACGACCATGATGCTCCGGTCGCTCAAGCGCGGCTTCATGATCAAGCGAGCCGGCCGGGTGGAGCGCTGGGCCGGGCCCATCGCCTCTTCGTGACGCCCAGCGCGGCGGCCATGCAGGCCACGGGGATCGCGGGCAGCAGTGGCGGTGTCGAAGTCCAGTGCGGCGACAGGC comes from Streptosporangium roseum DSM 43021 and encodes:
- a CDS encoding Lrp/AsnC family transcriptional regulator, which gives rise to MQPLDGADLRVVAALQVNGRATWDRIGRVLAEPTRNVARRATRLMDSGVLSVIGLLDDRRLSSAALRLRCRPGSAIEVGTALTELPQTRSVALVSGSVDCAAELSVADESLVDLLFRDIPAIDGVLESTAYPALKYFSTPLDWHLGVLTPQEVEGLREQYAPPEHSPRGAEEPSAEDGRIIAAVVTDGRATHAEVAAATGISESTARRRLDSLLRRGVLRIRAEIEPAYLGLPAEAVLWLRVAENEVEAVGHTLAARPEVRYAVAVAGDHQLVAQVAMPGRPELYGFLREIGGLPGIRAIETTMMLRSLKRGFMIKRAGRVERWAGPIASS
- a CDS encoding FadR/GntR family transcriptional regulator, whose protein sequence is MAVTDAAIDKIKQMILSGELAPGSRLPKEADLAERLGLSRNSLREAVRALALINVLDVRQGDGTYVTSLEPRLLLDAMSFVVDFHQDDTVLQFFQVRRILEPAATAMAATRMSESEVAELRKILAELPADPSVEQLVANDLEFHQHIAAGSGNAVLCSLIESLSGPTTRARIWRGLTQENALEKTREQHAAICDAIASRQPEVARAWATVHIAGVEEWLRSALA